The following coding sequences are from one Triticum aestivum cultivar Chinese Spring chromosome 5A, IWGSC CS RefSeq v2.1, whole genome shotgun sequence window:
- the LOC123106491 gene encoding outer envelope pore protein 16-2, chloroplastic: MGSRLDARTLKDEVASMDRRPLLDLGHPLLNRVADSFIRAAGVGAARAVSREAYFVAVEGMGGDSTGLDSTAKRSHFSSARGDDGQKSLDAVVKSASKEAIQWGLAAGVYSGITYGLREARGHHDWKNSAIAGAIAGAAVALTGDNGHSDHVVHFAITGAALSSAATMLSGIF; encoded by the exons ATGGGCAGCAGGCTTGACGCGCGCACGCTCAAGGACGAGGTGGCGAGCATGGACCGGCGCCCGCTCCTCGACCTCGGCCACCCGCTGCTCAACCGCGTCGCCGACAGCTTCATCCGCGCCGCCGGA GTCGGAGCGGCGAGGGCTGTGTCGCGGGAGGCATACTTCGTCGCCGTCGAAGGGATGGGAGGAGACTCGACGGGGCTGGACAGCACCGCCAAGAGGAGCCATTTCTCGAGCGCCAGAG GGGATGACGGCCAGAAGTCGCTCGATGCAGTG GTTAAATCGGCAAGCAAGGAGGCCATCCAGTGGG GATTGGCAGCCGGAGTCTACTCTGGGATAACGTACGGCCTGAGAGAGGCCAGAGGACACCATGACTGG AAGAACAGCGCGATAGCAGGGGCGATCGCCGGAGCGGCAGTCGCCCTGACCGGGGACAACGGGCACTCCGACCACGTCGTTCATTTCGCCATCACCGGAGCCGCACTGTCGAGCGCGGCGACCATGCTCTCCGGCATATTCTAA